In Pseudomonas sp. MYb327, one DNA window encodes the following:
- a CDS encoding OmpA family protein, whose translation MSLKSKALGGLILIGCASLYGCAGQHSEAALQQASADFQKVKEDSNVLRIAPKDVIRAGESLARADRLSSYWGSGSDVVQYAYLSQRYSEIAREHTNQALNEERAAKLELERQRLQLALRESKLFSVQQQGKLLEEQIVALATTQTDRGLVMTLGDVLFDTGEAELKNSANRVVLKIVQFLQLNPKRVVRIEGYTDSTGGKQDNLKLSRDRAQSVADVLVDLGIDDKRIQVEGYGDEYPVDVNASERGRAQNRRVEIVFSDEKGQLGAAR comes from the coding sequence ATGAGCCTCAAGTCCAAAGCTCTCGGCGGTTTGATCCTCATCGGTTGCGCGAGCCTTTATGGCTGCGCCGGTCAGCACAGTGAAGCAGCGTTGCAGCAGGCCAGTGCCGATTTCCAGAAGGTCAAGGAAGACTCCAACGTGTTGCGCATCGCGCCCAAGGACGTGATTCGCGCCGGGGAGTCCCTGGCTCGCGCCGATCGTTTGTCCAGCTACTGGGGCAGCGGTTCGGACGTGGTGCAATACGCCTACCTGAGCCAGCGTTACAGCGAAATCGCCCGCGAGCACACCAATCAGGCACTCAATGAAGAGCGGGCCGCGAAGCTCGAACTTGAGCGTCAACGCCTGCAACTGGCGCTGCGCGAATCCAAACTGTTCAGCGTGCAGCAGCAGGGCAAGTTGCTCGAAGAGCAGATTGTTGCGTTGGCCACCACTCAGACTGATCGTGGTTTGGTGATGACCTTGGGCGATGTGCTGTTCGATACCGGTGAAGCGGAATTGAAAAACTCGGCCAATCGCGTGGTGCTGAAGATCGTGCAATTCCTGCAGCTCAACCCCAAGCGCGTGGTACGGATCGAAGGCTACACCGACAGCACCGGTGGCAAGCAGGACAACCTGAAGCTGTCGCGTGACCGTGCGCAATCGGTGGCTGACGTCTTGGTGGACCTGGGTATAGACGACAAACGCATCCAAGTTGAAGGCTACGGCGATGAATACCCCGTGGATGTGAACGCTTCCGAGCGGGGTCGCGCCCAGAACCGACGAGTGGAAATCGTGTTCTCCGACGAAAAAGGCCAATTGGGCGCCGCCCGCTAA
- a CDS encoding START domain-containing protein yields MGSLHRIAVLCGLTAVLATSVAQAEDWKVAKNEDGIKVSLSEVAGSDYKAYQGVTLIKTTMAKLRALQDDVSGACAWIHECKTQKLLKHEGDQSWTYTQFNTPWPVTPRDSVLHITTVQGADGSLTRKLEGVPTYLSEEKGFVRVAKVDGFWKFVPKGDQVEVTYQVHTEPGGSVPSMVANKFVVDAPFNTLKNLKARAEK; encoded by the coding sequence ATGGGTTCGCTGCATCGTATTGCTGTTCTGTGTGGTTTGACGGCTGTATTGGCAACATCGGTCGCCCAGGCCGAAGACTGGAAAGTTGCCAAGAACGAAGACGGCATCAAGGTCTCGCTGAGTGAAGTGGCCGGCTCCGACTACAAGGCCTACCAGGGCGTCACCCTGATAAAGACCACCATGGCCAAACTCCGCGCGTTGCAGGACGACGTCTCTGGTGCCTGCGCCTGGATTCACGAATGCAAAACCCAGAAATTGCTCAAACACGAAGGTGATCAGAGCTGGACCTACACCCAGTTCAATACGCCATGGCCAGTCACTCCGCGTGATTCGGTGCTGCATATCACCACGGTCCAGGGCGCCGACGGCAGCCTGACGCGCAAGCTCGAAGGCGTGCCGACTTACCTTTCTGAAGAAAAAGGCTTTGTCCGTGTCGCCAAGGTCGATGGCTTCTGGAAGTTCGTACCCAAGGGTGATCAGGTCGAAGTGACTTATCAGGTGCACACCGAGCCGGGCGGCAGTGTTCCTTCGATGGTGGCCAACAAGTTTGTGGTTGATGCACCGTTTAATACGCTAAAAAATCTGAAGGCTCGCGCCGAGAAGTAA
- a CDS encoding DUF4398 domain-containing protein yields MSIRPLFAALALLALAGCAADPAPNEQMRLTEQALEQAKAVGATADEVPEMKLAEDKFNRAKGSMADQSFRNARMRAEQAELDARLAEAKVLTLKSEEQLDMLNTRIARVRKQLGDAQ; encoded by the coding sequence GTGAGTATTCGACCTCTTTTCGCTGCCCTGGCCCTTTTGGCTCTGGCGGGTTGTGCAGCCGATCCGGCGCCGAATGAACAAATGCGTTTGACCGAACAGGCACTCGAACAAGCCAAGGCCGTTGGCGCCACTGCCGACGAAGTGCCGGAAATGAAACTGGCCGAAGACAAGTTCAACCGCGCCAAGGGCAGCATGGCCGACCAATCTTTCCGAAATGCGCGCATGCGGGCTGAACAGGCCGAACTCGATGCGCGTTTGGCTGAAGCCAAGGTGCTGACCCTCAAGAGCGAAGAGCAGTTGGACATGCTCAATACCCGCATCGCCCGTGTGCGCAAGCAATTGGGAGATGCCCAATGA
- a CDS encoding PLP-dependent aminotransferase family protein translates to MTNLLLYQRIAQQLAEDIRRGVYQPGERVPSVRKMSSQLNVSHATVLQAYANLEDQGLIRARPQSGYYVHQTPALTAPTPDIARVERPGLVTRSSIIQQVLVESRREGVFPLGAAVPSVDYLPVRALHQQLAKVTRFHSPRAFSYMFSPGFEPLRRQVAIRMRDAGVVVDPSEVVITHGCVDALQMSLRVLTRPGDLIAAESPTYYGLLQLADLLGLKVIEIPSDPSTGMSLEALQLAANQWSIKALVLTTRLSNPLGGTMPEERQKHLLRLASDFDIQIVEDDIYGELMFEQGRTKSLKAYDRLDRVIYCSSFSKTLSPGVRIGWMIAGKYQQEIQRLQTFSTHSACSVTQMGIAAYLENGGYDRHLRYIRQEYRKNLSAFQLAVQQYFPEGTQMTRPTGGFILWVSLPGRVNTQELHVRALQQGISIAPGLIFSNTEQFNHCIRLNCGIPWNREAERALMTLGMLATQLCQEMASGL, encoded by the coding sequence ATGACCAATCTCTTGCTCTACCAACGTATTGCTCAACAACTGGCCGAAGACATCCGCCGCGGTGTCTATCAACCAGGGGAGCGCGTACCTTCGGTGCGCAAGATGAGTTCGCAGCTCAATGTCAGCCATGCAACGGTGTTGCAGGCGTACGCCAACCTCGAAGATCAGGGACTGATCCGTGCCCGCCCGCAATCGGGATACTACGTGCACCAGACACCGGCCCTGACCGCGCCCACACCGGACATCGCCCGGGTTGAACGCCCGGGGCTGGTCACCCGCAGCAGCATCATCCAGCAGGTACTGGTCGAATCTCGCCGCGAAGGTGTATTCCCTTTGGGCGCAGCGGTGCCGAGCGTCGACTATCTGCCGGTGCGGGCGCTGCATCAGCAACTGGCCAAAGTCACCCGCTTTCATAGCCCGCGTGCGTTCAGCTACATGTTCAGCCCCGGTTTCGAACCGTTGCGCCGGCAAGTGGCAATCCGCATGCGCGATGCCGGTGTTGTCGTCGACCCCTCTGAAGTGGTGATCACCCACGGCTGCGTCGATGCCTTGCAGATGTCCTTGCGGGTACTGACCCGGCCGGGCGATCTGATCGCGGCCGAGTCGCCGACGTACTACGGCCTTCTGCAATTGGCCGATCTTCTGGGCCTCAAGGTCATTGAAATCCCCAGCGATCCATCCACCGGCATGAGCCTCGAAGCTCTGCAACTGGCTGCCAACCAGTGGTCGATCAAGGCATTGGTGCTGACCACTCGTCTGAGCAATCCATTGGGCGGCACTATGCCTGAAGAGCGCCAGAAACATTTGCTGCGCCTGGCGTCGGACTTCGATATCCAGATTGTCGAGGACGATATCTACGGCGAGTTGATGTTCGAGCAGGGACGTACCAAATCGCTCAAGGCCTACGATCGGCTGGATCGGGTGATCTATTGCTCAAGCTTCTCCAAAACCCTGTCGCCGGGCGTGCGGATTGGCTGGATGATTGCGGGCAAGTATCAGCAGGAAATTCAGCGTTTGCAGACCTTCAGTACCCATTCGGCCTGCAGCGTCACGCAAATGGGCATCGCCGCCTATCTGGAAAACGGTGGATACGACCGGCATTTGCGCTACATCCGTCAGGAGTACCGCAAGAACCTCAGCGCTTTCCAGCTGGCGGTGCAGCAATATTTCCCGGAAGGCACCCAGATGACTCGGCCTACGGGCGGTTTCATCTTGTGGGTGAGTTTGCCAGGGCGGGTCAACACCCAAGAGCTGCATGTGCGTGCATTGCAGCAAGGCATCAGTATTGCGCCAGGGCTGATTTTCAGTAACACCGAGCAATTCAATCACTGTATCCGGCTGAACTGCGGGATCCCGTGGAACCGTGAAGCCGAACGTGCGTTGATGACCCTGGGCATGTTGGCCACCCAGCTCTGCCAGGAAATGGCGAGCGGTCTGTAA
- a CDS encoding DUF3309 family protein: MDMGTILLIILILLLIGGLPVFPHSRSWGYGPSGIIGVVLVVILILLLLGKI; this comes from the coding sequence ATAGACATGGGCACAATTCTACTCATCATTTTGATCCTGTTACTGATCGGTGGTTTACCGGTCTTCCCGCACTCCAGAAGTTGGGGTTATGGCCCGTCCGGTATTATCGGCGTGGTGTTGGTGGTGATACTGATTCTGTTGTTACTCGGCAAGATATGA
- a CDS encoding translation initiation factor 2 gives MKPIFPAAWLMICLLFSVQPVSVMAASAQESPAASATTSTKTAPAKKTAPAKKKAPAVKKRAPIASKSKPASEVVKTPVPSANLDLSLPKDMVDELKPVGTVPLPKREPVLPEMFGDKSSQFQLNGRLINNEMQLQLRKEERREVEGAALEFEFKR, from the coding sequence ATGAAACCGATTTTTCCCGCCGCCTGGCTGATGATTTGCCTGTTATTTAGCGTCCAGCCGGTATCCGTGATGGCCGCATCCGCTCAGGAAAGTCCGGCAGCAAGTGCAACGACCTCGACAAAAACGGCTCCCGCCAAAAAAACTGCACCTGCAAAAAAGAAAGCGCCAGCGGTGAAGAAACGTGCGCCGATTGCATCCAAGTCAAAACCGGCCAGCGAAGTGGTGAAAACCCCAGTACCTTCAGCCAACCTGGATTTGAGTCTGCCCAAAGACATGGTCGACGAGCTGAAACCGGTCGGCACCGTGCCATTGCCCAAGCGCGAACCGGTGTTGCCGGAGATGTTCGGGGACAAAAGCAGCCAGTTCCAGCTCAATGGCCGACTGATCAACAACGAAATGCAGCTGCAGCTGCGCAAAGAAGAGCGCCGAGAAGTTGAAGGTGCAGCGTTGGAATTCGAGTTCAAGCGATAA
- a CDS encoding YkgJ family cysteine cluster protein — translation MKCREGCGACCIAPSISSPIPGMPNGKAAGERCLQLSAENLCSIFGKPERPAVCSAFEADSEVCGSSSEEAIRLIGWWEQMTAA, via the coding sequence TTGAAATGCCGTGAAGGCTGTGGCGCCTGTTGCATAGCCCCTTCCATCAGTTCACCGATTCCCGGCATGCCAAACGGCAAAGCCGCCGGGGAACGTTGTCTGCAATTGTCTGCCGAAAACCTGTGCTCTATTTTCGGCAAACCGGAACGTCCGGCGGTTTGCTCGGCATTCGAGGCTGACTCCGAGGTGTGTGGCTCCAGCAGTGAAGAAGCCATCAGATTGATCGGCTGGTGGGAGCAAATGACGGCTGCGTGA
- a CDS encoding LTA synthase family protein: MAIPDALSQQRASSRLLQPTVKSHLAYTLLCALVMMVMFSVLRVALLVYNREMILDTPASTFIEAFANGLRFDLRLVVYLSVPLILALFSVRAMAARGFFRFWLTLASSVALFLGLMEMDFYREFHQRLNGLVFQYVKEDPKTVMSMLWYGFPVVRYLLAWAVGTWLLSLAFKGADRATRPRGPFSGGSISTRQVAPWYTRAAVFVVCLLICVVAARGTLRQGPPMRWGDVYTTDSNFANQLGLNGTLSLVAAAKSRMSEDRDNIWKATLPQPMAQQTVREMLVMKDDKLVDGETAAVRRDYMPPADKTLPIKNVVVILMESMAGHSVGALGAPGNITPYLDKLSKEGLLFDRFFSNGTHTHQGMFATMACFPNLPGFEYLMQTPEGSHKLSGLPQLLSARDYDDVYVYNGDFAWDNQSGFFSNQGMTNFIGRNDFVNPVFSDPTWGVSDQDMFNRGLEELKARDGKDKKPFYALLQTLSNHTPYALPSPLPVERVTDRGSLNEHLTAMRYSDWALGQFFEQARKEPYFKETLFVIVGDHGFGNERQITEMDLGRFNVPMLMIAPGIQEKFGTLDHTVGTQVDIVPTIMGRIGGEVRHQCWGRDLLNLPEGDTGFGVIKPSGSEQTTAIITADQILVLPKDKDMAPKMYQYELGATPRAVVVPDAPRTAELKTKLESFLQTATKSLIDNTAGVVDGKPD, from the coding sequence ATGGCAATCCCGGACGCCCTGAGTCAGCAGCGAGCTTCGAGTCGCCTGCTGCAACCGACCGTCAAATCGCATCTGGCCTACACGCTGCTTTGCGCACTGGTCATGATGGTGATGTTTTCCGTGCTGCGCGTCGCGCTGCTGGTCTACAACCGCGAAATGATCCTCGATACACCGGCCTCGACGTTCATCGAGGCATTCGCCAACGGTCTGCGTTTCGACCTGCGCCTGGTGGTCTACCTGAGCGTCCCGTTGATTCTGGCGCTGTTCAGTGTCCGGGCCATGGCGGCGCGCGGGTTCTTCCGCTTCTGGCTGACCCTTGCCTCGAGCGTTGCGCTGTTCCTCGGCCTCATGGAAATGGACTTCTATCGCGAGTTCCACCAGCGCCTCAACGGTCTGGTGTTCCAGTACGTGAAAGAAGACCCGAAAACCGTGATGAGCATGCTCTGGTACGGTTTTCCGGTGGTCCGTTACCTGTTGGCATGGGCGGTAGGCACCTGGCTCCTGAGCCTGGCATTCAAAGGTGCCGACCGTGCCACACGTCCTCGCGGCCCATTCAGCGGCGGCAGCATCAGCACCCGTCAGGTAGCCCCGTGGTACACGCGCGCCGCGGTGTTCGTGGTCTGCTTGCTGATCTGCGTGGTCGCCGCCCGTGGCACGTTGCGTCAAGGCCCGCCAATGCGTTGGGGTGACGTCTATACCACCGATTCCAACTTCGCCAACCAGTTGGGTCTGAACGGCACCCTGTCCCTGGTGGCAGCGGCCAAGAGCCGGATGTCCGAAGATCGCGACAACATCTGGAAAGCCACGTTGCCACAACCGATGGCGCAACAGACCGTGCGCGAGATGCTGGTGATGAAGGACGACAAACTGGTGGATGGCGAGACCGCCGCGGTGCGTCGCGACTACATGCCGCCGGCGGATAAGACCCTGCCGATCAAGAACGTCGTCGTGATCCTCATGGAAAGCATGGCCGGTCACTCGGTGGGTGCGCTGGGCGCACCGGGCAACATCACGCCGTACCTCGACAAACTGTCGAAGGAAGGCCTGCTGTTCGATCGCTTCTTCTCCAACGGGACCCACACCCACCAGGGCATGTTCGCGACCATGGCCTGCTTCCCGAATCTGCCGGGTTTCGAATACCTGATGCAGACGCCGGAAGGCAGCCACAAACTGTCCGGCCTGCCGCAGTTGCTCAGCGCCCGGGATTACGACGACGTGTATGTCTACAACGGCGATTTCGCCTGGGACAACCAGTCGGGTTTCTTCAGCAACCAGGGCATGACCAACTTCATCGGGCGTAACGACTTCGTTAACCCGGTGTTCTCCGACCCAACGTGGGGCGTGTCCGACCAGGACATGTTCAACCGTGGCCTGGAAGAGTTGAAAGCCCGCGACGGCAAAGACAAGAAACCGTTCTATGCCTTGCTGCAGACCTTGTCCAACCACACCCCATACGCCTTGCCGAGCCCGTTGCCGGTCGAGCGCGTGACCGACCGTGGCAGCCTCAACGAACATTTGACCGCCATGCGTTATTCGGACTGGGCGTTGGGTCAGTTCTTTGAACAGGCGCGCAAGGAACCGTACTTCAAGGAAACCCTGTTTGTAATTGTCGGCGACCATGGCTTCGGCAATGAGCGTCAAATCACTGAAATGGACCTTGGTCGCTTCAACGTTCCGATGCTGATGATCGCCCCGGGCATTCAGGAGAAGTTCGGCACGCTTGACCACACTGTCGGCACTCAAGTCGATATCGTTCCGACCATCATGGGCCGGATCGGTGGTGAAGTACGCCATCAGTGCTGGGGGCGCGACCTGCTCAACTTGCCTGAAGGTGACACCGGTTTCGGTGTGATCAAGCCGTCGGGTAGTGAGCAGACTACGGCGATCATCACGGCTGACCAGATTCTGGTCTTGCCGAAAGACAAGGACATGGCTCCGAAGATGTATCAGTATGAACTGGGTGCTACACCTCGCGCCGTGGTCGTTCCGGATGCACCGCGCACCGCCGAGTTGAAGACCAAGCTCGAATCGTTCCTGCAAACGGCGACCAAGAGCCTGATCGACAACACTGCCGGTGTAGTCGATGGCAAGCCGGACTAA